One window of Hylemonella gracilis genomic DNA carries:
- a CDS encoding MarC family protein gives MDFKALITLLAVVNPLSALPFFIHYTEGYTKEQRRRTIMIAARTVFIVIAASALLGLHVLAFFGISLASFQVGGGMLLLTSALSMLNAQPAEARSNASEIEDSAARASIAVVPLTIPLLTGPATMSTVVIYADKAHTVLQHATLIFYGAVVALAVLLCFTLAERIARRLGKTGINVMTRLMGLVLAAIAVEIMSDGLVQLFPALAGRS, from the coding sequence ATGGATTTCAAAGCGCTCATCACCCTGCTGGCCGTGGTCAACCCGCTGTCGGCCCTGCCCTTTTTCATCCACTACACCGAGGGCTACACCAAGGAGCAACGCCGCCGCACCATCATGATCGCGGCGCGCACGGTCTTCATCGTGATCGCGGCCAGCGCCCTGCTGGGCTTGCACGTGCTGGCCTTCTTCGGGATTTCACTGGCCAGCTTCCAGGTCGGCGGCGGCATGCTGCTGCTGACCTCGGCGCTGTCCATGCTCAACGCCCAGCCTGCGGAGGCGCGCTCGAACGCCAGTGAGATTGAGGACTCGGCCGCGCGCGCCAGCATCGCCGTGGTGCCGCTGACGATCCCGCTGCTCACGGGCCCGGCCACCATGTCGACCGTGGTGATCTACGCCGACAAGGCCCACACGGTGCTGCAGCACGCCACGCTGATCTTCTACGGCGCCGTGGTCGCCCTGGCCGTGCTGCTGTGTTTCACGCTGGCCGAGCGCATCGCCCGCCGCCTGGGCAAAACCGGCATCAACGTGATGACCCGCTTGATGGGTCTGGTGCTGGCCGCCATCGCCGTGGAGATCATGTCCGACGGCCTGGTGCAGTTGTTTCCGGCGCTGGCCGGACGCTCATGA
- a CDS encoding TRAP transporter large permease — MFEPQTYAILMLVSFFALLMIGVPVATTLAVTGFVFGYLGFGDGLFALLPARFYGVVAGYQWMSIPLFVFMGVMLEKSRLADDLLDVMGHIAGGVRGGMGVGIILFGVLMGATTGIVGATVITLGLLTLPTLIKRGYDKSIAAGAICASGTLGQIIPPSLILILLSDIMQLSVGTLFAAAVGPGMLLAAVYIIYLLVRGWMNPALMPPIPQDERDAVSRGELWKRFWKVVVPPIMLVVAVLGSIVGGIAAPTEAASMGAVGAVLIAAGARRLTLKMLKAVALETSKITAMMMLILMTAQVFALAFRGLHGEDLITDLFELLPGGVNSDIWFMMALIFVLGFFIEWIEISYIAVPLFMPVLLSQGVDPVWLAMLITVNLQSSFLTPPFGWALFYLKGVAPPEVTIKDIYKGVVPFIAMQAITLALVFFYPQIALWLPKAIGW; from the coding sequence ATGTTTGAACCGCAGACCTACGCGATTCTGATGCTGGTCAGCTTTTTTGCCCTGCTGATGATCGGCGTGCCGGTGGCCACGACCCTGGCCGTGACGGGTTTCGTCTTCGGTTACCTGGGTTTTGGCGATGGGCTGTTCGCCCTGCTGCCCGCGCGCTTTTACGGCGTGGTGGCGGGCTACCAGTGGATGTCGATTCCACTGTTTGTCTTCATGGGTGTCATGCTGGAGAAGTCGCGCCTGGCCGACGATCTGCTCGACGTCATGGGTCACATCGCTGGCGGCGTGCGCGGCGGCATGGGCGTGGGCATCATCCTGTTCGGCGTGCTGATGGGGGCAACCACGGGCATCGTGGGTGCGACGGTCATCACGTTGGGATTGCTGACGCTGCCCACCTTGATCAAGCGCGGCTACGACAAAAGCATCGCCGCAGGCGCGATCTGTGCCTCGGGCACGCTGGGGCAGATCATCCCGCCCAGCCTGATCCTCATCCTGCTGTCGGACATCATGCAGCTCTCGGTCGGCACCCTGTTCGCGGCGGCCGTAGGGCCGGGCATGCTGCTGGCGGCGGTGTACATCATCTACCTGCTGGTGCGGGGCTGGATGAACCCGGCGCTGATGCCTCCTATTCCGCAGGACGAGCGTGACGCGGTCTCCCGGGGCGAGCTTTGGAAACGCTTCTGGAAGGTCGTGGTGCCGCCCATCATGCTGGTGGTGGCGGTGCTGGGTTCCATCGTCGGGGGCATTGCCGCGCCGACGGAGGCGGCGTCCATGGGTGCAGTCGGCGCCGTGCTGATCGCGGCCGGGGCGCGGCGCCTCACGCTGAAGATGCTCAAGGCGGTGGCGCTGGAGACCAGCAAGATCACGGCGATGATGATGCTCATCCTGATGACGGCCCAGGTCTTCGCGCTGGCTTTCCGCGGCCTGCACGGCGAGGATCTGATCACCGACCTGTTCGAGCTGCTGCCCGGTGGCGTGAACAGCGACATCTGGTTCATGATGGCGCTGATCTTCGTGCTCGGCTTCTTCATCGAATGGATCGAGATCAGCTACATCGCCGTGCCGCTCTTCATGCCGGTGCTGCTGTCCCAGGGCGTGGACCCGGTCTGGCTGGCCATGTTGATCACGGTCAACCTGCAGTCGTCCTTTCTGACGCCGCCCTTCGGTTGGGCGCTGTTCTACCTGAAAGGCGTGGCACCGCCCGAGGTGACGATCAAAGACATTTACAAGGGCGTGGTGCCGTTCATAGCGATGCAGGCGATCACGCTGGCCTTGGTGTTCTTCTATCCGCAGATCGCGCTCTGGTTGCCCAAGGCGATCGGTTGGTGA
- a CDS encoding TRAP transporter small permease subunit, which translates to MNGRKGPVGLVGGIESLIDGVGRLTLWVTLLMIGLVATNVLLRYLFSFGSVWAQELEWHLLAALILLGMSYALQRGDNVRVDLFYAGYSPRAKFVVDVVSVLLMLVVSLLFVKLSLNYVAQSWSINETSPDPGGIPWRWAIKSLIPLGYVLVALQSVGALLRLYLEHGKATVNETGKGGHV; encoded by the coding sequence ATGAACGGAAGGAAAGGCCCGGTGGGCCTGGTGGGTGGAATCGAGTCGCTGATCGACGGCGTCGGCCGTCTCACCCTGTGGGTGACGCTGCTCATGATCGGATTGGTCGCGACCAATGTGTTGCTGCGCTACCTCTTCAGCTTCGGCTCGGTCTGGGCGCAGGAGCTGGAGTGGCACCTGCTGGCCGCCCTCATTCTCCTGGGCATGAGCTACGCCCTGCAGCGTGGCGACAACGTGCGCGTCGACCTGTTCTACGCCGGTTATTCACCGCGCGCGAAATTCGTGGTCGACGTGGTGTCGGTGCTGCTGATGCTGGTGGTGTCCCTGCTCTTCGTCAAGCTGTCGCTCAACTATGTGGCCCAGTCCTGGAGCATCAACGAGACCTCGCCTGATCCCGGCGGCATCCCTTGGCGCTGGGCGATCAAGTCGCTCATTCCGCTGGGGTATGTGCTGGTGGCGCTGCAATCTGTGGGCGCGTTGCTGAGGCTTTACCTTGAGCATGGCAAGGCGACGGTGAACGAAACGGGAAAGGGCGGCCATGTTTGA